A genomic window from Microbacterium sp. H1-D42 includes:
- a CDS encoding 3-deoxy-7-phosphoheptulonate synthase class II produces MLPSHSGLDVWRTLPIKQQPQWPDAEHVADVSSQLAALPPLVFAGEVDNLRARLARAASGNAFLLQGGDCAETFAGATADQIRNRIKTVLQMAVVLTYGASMPVVKMGRMAGQFAKPRSSDSETRGDVTLPAYRGDIVNGYDFTEKSRTADPGRLLQGYHMAASTLNLIRAFTQGGFADLREVHSWNKGFAQNPANQRYERMAAEIDRAIKFMEAAGADFEELKRVEFFTGHEGLLMDYESPMTRIDSRTDTPYNTAAHFLWIGERTRELDGAHVDYFSRIRNPIGVKLGPTTTPETALALIDKLDPNREPGRLTFITRMGAGKIRDALPPLLEAVKDSGATPLWVTDPMHGNGITTPSGYKTRRFDDVVDEVRGFFEAHRAVGTFPGGIHVELTGDDVTECLGGSEQIDEAGLATRYESLCDPRLNHMQSLELAFLVAEELEKR; encoded by the coding sequence ATGCTTCCCTCGCACTCTGGCCTCGACGTGTGGCGCACTCTTCCGATCAAGCAGCAGCCGCAGTGGCCGGACGCCGAGCACGTCGCCGACGTCTCGTCGCAGCTCGCTGCGCTGCCGCCGCTGGTGTTCGCCGGCGAGGTCGACAATCTGCGCGCGCGGCTCGCTCGCGCAGCATCCGGCAACGCGTTCCTGCTGCAGGGCGGCGACTGCGCCGAGACCTTCGCCGGCGCGACCGCCGACCAGATCCGCAACCGCATCAAGACGGTGCTGCAGATGGCGGTCGTGCTGACCTACGGCGCATCGATGCCGGTGGTGAAGATGGGCCGCATGGCCGGGCAGTTCGCCAAGCCCCGCTCCAGCGACTCCGAGACCCGCGGTGACGTGACGCTGCCCGCCTACCGCGGTGACATCGTGAACGGCTACGACTTCACGGAGAAGTCGCGCACGGCCGACCCCGGCAGGCTGCTGCAGGGCTACCACATGGCGGCATCGACGCTGAACCTCATCCGCGCCTTCACCCAGGGTGGCTTCGCCGACCTGCGCGAGGTGCACTCGTGGAACAAGGGCTTCGCGCAGAACCCGGCCAACCAGCGCTACGAGCGCATGGCGGCCGAGATCGACCGCGCCATCAAGTTCATGGAGGCGGCAGGCGCCGACTTCGAGGAACTCAAGCGGGTGGAGTTCTTCACCGGCCACGAGGGCCTGCTGATGGACTACGAGAGCCCGATGACGCGCATCGACTCTCGGACCGACACGCCATACAACACCGCCGCCCACTTCCTCTGGATCGGTGAGCGCACGCGCGAGCTCGACGGCGCACACGTCGACTACTTCTCGCGCATCCGCAACCCCATCGGCGTCAAGCTCGGTCCCACCACGACGCCCGAGACGGCGCTGGCGCTGATCGACAAGCTCGACCCGAACCGCGAGCCCGGCCGCCTGACCTTCATCACCCGCATGGGGGCGGGCAAGATCCGCGACGCGCTGCCGCCGCTGCTGGAGGCCGTCAAGGACTCCGGAGCGACGCCGCTGTGGGTCACCGACCCGATGCACGGCAACGGCATCACCACCCCGAGCGGCTACAAGACCCGTCGCTTCGACGACGTGGTCGACGAGGTGCGCGGCTTCTTCGAGGCGCACCGCGCCGTCGGCACCTTCCCCGGCGGCATCCACGTCGAGCTCACCGGTGACGACGTCACCGAGTGCCTCGGCGGATCGGAGCAGATCGACGAGGCCGGCCTCGCGACGCGCTACGAGAGCCTGTGCGACCCGCGCCTCAACCACATGCAGAGCCTCGAGCTGGCATTCCTCGTGGCGGAGGAATTGGAGAAGCGCTAG
- a CDS encoding cysteine desulfurase: protein MTTAAVTPASLSEAEILRLREDFPILQTQVNGHPLVYLDSGATSQRPFAVLDAERDFATTMNAAVHRGAHTLAGEATEVFEDARSALAGFIGADDDEIVWTSNATEAVNLVAYSLSNASAGRGGPEADRLRLGPGDEIVTTEMEHHANLIPWQELAARTGATLRVIPLDDDGALRLDVAAELIGPRARLVAVTHVSNVLGVINPVEKIVALAREVGALVLLDACQSAPHLPLDVRALDVDFAVLSGHKMLGPTGIGALYGRRELLEIMPPFLTGGSMITTVTTTEAEYLPPPQRFEAGTQKVSQAVALAAAVRYLQNVGMPRIAAHEAELGAHLVDRLSAIDGVRVLGAGIGLPRVGLASFDVTGIHSHDVGQFLDDAGIAVRVGHHCAQPLHRRLGVTASTRISTYLYTTRDEVDAAIDGVARTIDFFRRA from the coding sequence ATGACAACCGCTGCCGTGACCCCGGCTTCCCTGAGCGAGGCGGAGATCCTCCGCCTGCGCGAGGACTTCCCCATCCTGCAGACGCAGGTGAACGGGCATCCCCTCGTCTATCTCGACTCCGGGGCGACCTCGCAGCGTCCGTTCGCCGTGCTCGATGCGGAGCGTGATTTCGCGACGACGATGAACGCCGCCGTGCACCGCGGAGCCCACACGCTCGCCGGCGAGGCGACCGAGGTCTTCGAGGACGCGCGGTCGGCGCTGGCGGGCTTCATCGGCGCCGACGATGACGAGATCGTCTGGACCTCGAACGCCACCGAGGCAGTGAACCTCGTCGCGTACTCGCTCTCGAACGCCTCGGCAGGCCGTGGCGGGCCGGAGGCCGACCGGCTGCGCCTCGGCCCCGGCGACGAGATCGTCACCACCGAGATGGAGCATCACGCCAATCTGATCCCCTGGCAGGAGCTCGCCGCCCGCACCGGCGCGACACTGCGGGTGATCCCGCTCGATGACGACGGCGCACTGCGTCTCGACGTCGCAGCCGAGCTGATCGGGCCCCGCGCCCGCCTCGTCGCTGTGACCCACGTGTCCAACGTGCTCGGCGTGATCAACCCCGTCGAGAAGATCGTGGCGCTCGCGCGCGAGGTCGGCGCGCTGGTGCTGCTCGACGCCTGCCAGTCCGCCCCGCACCTGCCGCTCGACGTGCGCGCTCTCGACGTCGACTTCGCTGTGCTCTCCGGCCACAAGATGCTCGGCCCCACCGGCATCGGCGCATTGTACGGTCGCCGCGAGCTGCTCGAGATCATGCCGCCGTTCCTCACCGGCGGGTCGATGATCACCACCGTCACGACCACCGAAGCGGAGTACCTGCCGCCGCCGCAGCGCTTCGAGGCCGGCACCCAGAAGGTGTCGCAGGCGGTCGCGCTGGCCGCGGCCGTGCGCTACCTGCAGAACGTCGGGATGCCCAGGATCGCAGCTCACGAGGCCGAGCTCGGCGCGCACCTGGTCGACCGGCTGTCGGCGATCGATGGCGTTCGGGTGCTCGGCGCCGGGATCGGCCTGCCCCGAGTGGGTCTTGCCAGTTTCGATGTCACGGGCATCCACTCCCACGACGTCGGACAGTTCCTCGACGACGCCGGCATCGCCGTGCGCGTAGGGCACCACTGCGCTCAACCGCTTCATCGCCGCCTCGGCGTCACCGCGTCGACGCGGATCAGCACCTATCTCTACACCACCAGGGACGAGGTGGATGCTGCGATCGACGGTGTCGCCCGCACCATCGACTTCTTCAGGAGGGCCTGA
- the sufU gene encoding Fe-S cluster assembly sulfur transfer protein SufU, producing the protein MTSSDLQGLYQELILDHSRTPHGFGLRDAVPSQSHQLNPTCGDEITLQMHAAPDGTIEAVAWEGHGCAISQASASLFAELVEGLPVADVEHRIAVFREAMRSRGKIEPDPELLGDAAALGGVSKYVARVKCAMLAWVAAEDALRKL; encoded by the coding sequence ATGACCTCGTCAGATCTGCAGGGGCTCTATCAGGAGCTGATCCTCGATCACTCCCGCACGCCGCACGGCTTCGGTCTGCGCGATGCGGTCCCATCGCAGTCGCACCAGCTGAACCCGACCTGCGGCGACGAGATCACGCTGCAGATGCACGCGGCTCCCGACGGCACGATCGAGGCCGTGGCCTGGGAGGGACACGGCTGCGCGATCTCACAGGCGTCCGCGTCGCTGTTCGCCGAGCTCGTGGAAGGACTGCCTGTGGCCGATGTCGAGCACCGCATCGCCGTGTTCCGCGAGGCGATGCGCTCGCGCGGGAAGATCGAGCCGGACCCTGAGCTGCTCGGCGACGCCGCAGCACTCGGCGGCGTCTCGAAGTACGTCGCCAGGGTGAAGTGCGCGATGCTGGCCTGGGTCGCCGCTGAGGACGCCCTGCGCAAGCTCTAA
- a CDS encoding lysophospholipid acyltransferase family protein: MFYWLMKYVAIGPLVKAIFRPWVTGQDHIPTTGAAILASNHLSFADSIFLPLLIERPMSFLAKSDYFTGRGLKGWATRVFMKGTGQIPIDRSGGKASEASLNTGLQILGRGDLLGIYPEGTRSPDGRLYRGRTGIARMALEARVPVIPVVMVDTDTAMPIGKRIPNVMRVGIVFGEPLDFSRYAGMENDRYILRAVTDEIMIALQRLGAQRYDDVYASTVKDRLPAASDR, encoded by the coding sequence ATGTTCTACTGGCTGATGAAGTATGTCGCGATCGGTCCACTGGTCAAGGCGATCTTCCGACCCTGGGTGACGGGGCAGGATCATATCCCCACCACCGGTGCGGCGATTCTGGCGAGCAATCATCTCTCGTTCGCCGACTCCATCTTCCTGCCCCTGCTGATCGAGCGGCCGATGTCGTTCCTCGCCAAGAGTGACTACTTCACCGGGCGGGGGTTGAAAGGCTGGGCGACCAGGGTCTTCATGAAGGGCACGGGGCAGATCCCGATCGATCGCTCCGGAGGCAAGGCGTCTGAGGCGTCGCTGAACACCGGGCTGCAGATCCTCGGACGCGGCGACCTGCTCGGAATCTATCCGGAGGGCACCCGCAGCCCTGACGGTCGGCTCTACCGCGGCCGCACCGGCATCGCGCGGATGGCGCTCGAGGCCAGGGTGCCGGTGATACCCGTGGTGATGGTCGACACCGACACCGCCATGCCGATCGGCAAGCGCATCCCGAACGTGATGCGGGTCGGCATCGTCTTCGGAGAGCCGCTCGACTTCTCGCGCTACGCAGGCATGGAGAACGATCGGTACATCCTGCGCGCCGTCACCGACGAGATCATGATTGCGCTGCAGCGCCTGGGGGCGCAGCGGTACGACGATGTGTATGCGTCGACGGTGAAGGATCGCCTGCCCGCGGCATCCGACCGCTGA